Proteins from one Corallococcus exiguus genomic window:
- a CDS encoding TIGR02266 family protein, with protein MTTPGFSPRPRDLVFVVDDSRTARDVMRLHLSRMGCDAVGLEGADACLAELAQRTPALILMDLHLEKLQGDEACRLVKAHPAGRNVPVVMFTAADEPHEVMHCGRAGADDFLPKPVSQEALAAKVAAVRLSRERAWTGPPRGRGVLLVEGGRFLHTFLGGALEHEGMHVLYAKDLDDAAAQAVAQGERLDGFVVDVSRLPREALSLATRLREQFPRKPLVLMSRVEEAPDVLERAQELSGAPLLLKRQLGADELLAKVLARLSQGTLPLRAAERVPFFTVVEFNTPGGPTLSGFSHDASPQGLFVRTLTPAREGSRLSLRLVMAGQRTPCEAQAVVAWCNPPGMGSAFRSQTGMGLRLEGMDAQLQQRFVRFVPQSLGFPTASPVRASGF; from the coding sequence GGACCGCGCGGGACGTGATGCGGCTGCACCTGTCGCGCATGGGCTGTGACGCGGTGGGTCTGGAGGGGGCGGATGCGTGCCTGGCGGAGCTGGCGCAGCGGACGCCGGCGCTCATCCTGATGGACCTGCACCTGGAGAAGCTCCAGGGGGACGAGGCCTGCCGCCTGGTCAAGGCGCACCCTGCGGGGCGCAACGTCCCGGTGGTGATGTTCACCGCGGCGGATGAACCCCATGAGGTGATGCACTGTGGGCGCGCGGGCGCGGACGACTTCCTGCCCAAGCCGGTGAGCCAGGAGGCGCTGGCGGCGAAGGTGGCCGCGGTGCGGCTGTCGCGTGAGCGCGCCTGGACGGGCCCTCCGCGCGGCCGGGGCGTGCTGCTGGTGGAGGGCGGCCGGTTCCTGCACACCTTCCTGGGCGGAGCGCTGGAGCACGAGGGGATGCACGTGCTCTACGCCAAGGACCTGGATGACGCGGCGGCGCAGGCCGTGGCCCAGGGCGAGCGGCTGGACGGCTTCGTGGTGGACGTGTCGCGGCTGCCTCGGGAGGCCCTGTCGCTGGCCACACGCCTGCGCGAGCAGTTCCCACGCAAGCCGCTGGTCTTGATGTCGCGGGTGGAGGAGGCACCGGACGTGCTGGAGCGCGCGCAGGAGCTGAGCGGCGCGCCGCTGTTGCTCAAGCGGCAGCTGGGCGCGGACGAGCTGCTGGCGAAGGTGCTGGCGCGCCTGTCGCAGGGCACGCTCCCCTTGAGGGCCGCGGAGCGGGTGCCTTTCTTCACCGTGGTGGAGTTCAACACGCCGGGTGGCCCCACGCTCAGTGGCTTCAGCCATGACGCCAGCCCCCAGGGCCTCTTCGTGCGCACGCTCACGCCCGCGCGCGAGGGCTCGCGGCTGTCCCTGCGCCTGGTGATGGCCGGCCAGCGCACGCCCTGCGAGGCGCAGGCGGTGGTGGCGTGGTGCAACCCGCCCGGGATGGGGAGCGCGTTCCGCTCGCAGACGGGCATGGGCCTGCGGCTGGAAGGCATGGACGCGCAGCTGCAGCAGCGCTTCGTGCGCTTCGTGCCCCAGTCCCTCGGTTTTCCCACCGCCAGTCCCGTGCGCGCCTCAGGTTTCTGA
- a CDS encoding beta-propeller domain-containing protein has translation MRLRLFGTVGLTLLAVGCGDGGKAPEGLDNEPVQQSLKLTTFDDCSALEQYIEDTATKQMRANLEQQKPGYWERFGRGTRGGVVFGPMPAEDSAGGGVNAGAGGGQAPNDSTGTNNQVEGVHESDFVQNDGTRIFVLSGNRLYAHRSWPAEQLTLAATLEVEGWPREMLLDEKNRLVIVSQVALSLPGTPTKVGGGVGGGMVPVADMACYGFGCGYYNADSTKVTTVDVSDVAHPTVVDQVYLPGVFNQARRVDSNVRLVLSDAFRWPEDVKFWVEYSEDLYKDEGKLTKTLDALIVENEKRIRANTLDQWLPAGRHVDADGVTTALPTSCGDFYRSNAPSALGFVTVASLDLDARTAAPGRTSLVAEPGTVYASKESLYLAHSHYWWWPQPGQKDFTYLHKFDLRQPGRAVYAGSGTVEGTPVNQFALDEYQGVLRMATTVTTRLPEPEHQDWWWGRTTTASRVTTLGVKNGQLAELGRSEDLAEGERIFSARFAGPRGYVVTFLQVDPLFTFDLSDPAHPRKVGELKVPGFSTYMHPVGDHHLLTMGIHTEPNGGCCGTSTLKLSLFDVSDLANPKEAATQLVGEAYGWSEALYEHKAFNYFAAKGLVAIPFTDYSRSYSSYENYWQGFRTELRVFRVDLAAGISPVGAVPMSDLFRTTGMPQWSYYYVPDVRRSVMADDYVYAISDAGVRVSKVDSLQTPLVTVPFPVSTP, from the coding sequence ATGCGTCTACGTCTTTTCGGAACGGTGGGGCTCACGCTGCTGGCGGTGGGGTGCGGTGACGGGGGCAAGGCCCCGGAGGGCCTGGACAACGAACCCGTGCAGCAGTCGCTGAAGCTCACGACCTTCGACGACTGCTCGGCGCTGGAGCAGTACATCGAGGACACCGCGACGAAGCAGATGCGCGCGAACCTGGAGCAGCAGAAGCCCGGTTATTGGGAGCGCTTCGGCCGGGGGACGCGCGGCGGCGTCGTCTTTGGCCCCATGCCCGCGGAGGACTCGGCGGGGGGCGGCGTGAACGCCGGCGCCGGTGGCGGCCAGGCGCCGAATGACTCCACCGGCACCAACAACCAGGTGGAGGGCGTGCACGAGTCGGACTTCGTGCAGAACGACGGCACGCGCATCTTCGTGCTGTCGGGCAACCGGCTGTACGCGCACCGCTCGTGGCCCGCGGAGCAGCTCACGCTGGCGGCGACGCTGGAGGTGGAGGGCTGGCCCCGGGAGATGCTGCTCGACGAGAAGAACCGGCTGGTCATCGTCTCGCAGGTGGCGCTGTCGCTGCCGGGCACCCCGACGAAGGTGGGCGGGGGCGTGGGCGGGGGCATGGTGCCCGTCGCGGACATGGCCTGCTACGGCTTCGGCTGCGGCTACTACAACGCGGACAGCACCAAGGTGACCACGGTGGACGTGTCGGACGTGGCGCACCCCACGGTGGTGGATCAGGTCTACCTGCCCGGCGTCTTCAACCAGGCGCGCCGCGTGGACAGCAACGTGCGGCTGGTGCTGTCGGACGCGTTCCGCTGGCCGGAGGACGTGAAGTTCTGGGTGGAGTACTCGGAGGACCTCTACAAGGACGAGGGGAAGCTCACCAAGACCCTCGACGCGCTCATCGTCGAGAACGAGAAGCGCATCCGCGCGAACACGCTGGACCAGTGGCTGCCCGCGGGCCGGCACGTGGACGCGGACGGGGTGACGACGGCGCTGCCCACGTCCTGCGGTGACTTCTACCGGAGCAACGCGCCGTCCGCGCTGGGCTTCGTGACGGTGGCCTCGCTGGACCTGGACGCGCGCACGGCGGCGCCGGGGCGCACCAGCCTGGTGGCGGAGCCGGGCACGGTGTACGCGTCCAAGGAATCGCTGTACCTGGCGCACTCGCACTACTGGTGGTGGCCGCAGCCGGGGCAGAAGGACTTCACCTACCTGCACAAGTTCGACCTGCGCCAGCCGGGCCGCGCGGTGTACGCGGGCTCCGGCACGGTGGAGGGCACGCCCGTCAACCAGTTCGCCCTGGACGAGTACCAGGGCGTGCTGCGCATGGCCACCACGGTCACCACGCGCCTCCCGGAGCCGGAGCACCAGGACTGGTGGTGGGGCCGCACCACGACGGCCAGCCGCGTGACGACGCTGGGCGTGAAGAACGGGCAGCTGGCGGAGCTGGGCCGCAGCGAGGACCTGGCCGAGGGCGAGCGCATCTTCAGCGCGCGCTTCGCGGGCCCGCGCGGCTACGTCGTCACCTTCCTCCAGGTGGATCCGCTCTTCACCTTCGACCTGAGCGACCCGGCGCACCCGCGCAAGGTGGGTGAGCTGAAGGTGCCCGGCTTCTCCACGTACATGCACCCGGTGGGCGACCACCACCTGCTGACGATGGGCATCCACACGGAGCCCAACGGCGGCTGCTGCGGGACGAGCACCCTGAAGCTGTCCCTCTTCGACGTGAGCGACCTGGCGAACCCCAAGGAGGCCGCCACGCAGCTGGTGGGCGAGGCCTACGGCTGGAGCGAGGCCCTCTACGAGCACAAGGCCTTCAACTACTTCGCGGCCAAGGGGCTGGTGGCCATCCCGTTCACGGACTACTCGAGGTCCTACTCGTCCTATGAGAACTACTGGCAGGGCTTCCGCACGGAGCTGCGCGTGTTCCGGGTGGACCTGGCGGCGGGCATCTCCCCGGTGGGCGCGGTGCCCATGTCGGACCTGTTCAGGACCACGGGCATGCCGCAGTGGAGCTACTACTACGTGCCGGATGTGCGCCGCAGCGTGATGGCGGATGACTACGTCTACGCCATCAGCGACGCGGGGGTGCGCGTGTCGAAGGTGGACAGCCTCCAGACGCCGCTCGTCACGGTTCCGTTTCCGGTCAGCACTCCCTGA
- a CDS encoding MATE family efflux transporter translates to MPPEAVEPSVSSSPPARGAKGELRALLRLAIPLCIAQAGQSLMSVTDTFIVGRAGTSALAAVGLSHALFFAVSSFGMGLMMGVDPLVSQAIGAGHPRRARDVLWQGVWLSAFVGVVLWAVLITVPAGLPWVGVAEEQIVQVRAFLHFRAPSLPLMLIFLTVRAYLQAIGTPRPLVVSAVLANIINVMLVPLFVFGGESLPAWAGPLTHVPAMGAAGAALSTLLCTALEVLIVARAVQAIPVPGTPSRRPVKADQLRAFRVGLPIGLHIAAEVGVFALAGVLSAKLGPESVGAHQIAISFASLTFTMALGIGNAGSVRVGWAVGAHDTPQARRSGLMAFALGAGVMSLGGLVFALFPRSLATLAGAPPEVLPLLLPLLMVSAIFQVFDGVQGVGAGVLRGAGQTRFTFVANIVGHYAVGLPLTLLLGFHLGMGVLGIWWGLCAGLITVAAAVLWRFWRVSAGTLRPLEG, encoded by the coding sequence ATGCCGCCCGAAGCCGTCGAGCCCTCCGTGTCGTCCTCCCCCCCGGCCCGCGGCGCGAAGGGGGAGCTGCGCGCCCTGCTACGGCTGGCGATTCCCCTGTGCATCGCGCAGGCGGGCCAGTCCCTGATGAGCGTGACGGACACCTTCATCGTCGGCCGGGCCGGTACGTCCGCCCTGGCGGCGGTGGGCCTGAGCCACGCCCTCTTCTTCGCCGTCAGCAGCTTCGGCATGGGGCTGATGATGGGCGTGGACCCGCTGGTGTCCCAGGCCATTGGCGCCGGCCACCCGCGCCGCGCTCGGGACGTGCTCTGGCAGGGCGTGTGGCTGTCCGCCTTCGTGGGCGTGGTGCTGTGGGCGGTGCTCATCACCGTGCCGGCCGGACTGCCATGGGTGGGCGTGGCCGAGGAGCAGATCGTCCAGGTGCGCGCCTTCCTGCACTTCCGCGCGCCCAGCCTGCCCCTGATGCTCATCTTCCTCACGGTGCGCGCGTACCTGCAGGCCATCGGGACGCCCCGGCCGCTGGTGGTGTCCGCCGTGCTGGCCAACATCATCAACGTGATGCTGGTGCCGCTGTTCGTCTTCGGCGGCGAGTCGTTGCCCGCGTGGGCCGGACCGCTCACCCACGTGCCGGCCATGGGCGCGGCGGGCGCGGCGCTGTCCACGCTCCTGTGCACGGCGCTGGAGGTGCTCATCGTCGCGCGGGCGGTGCAGGCCATCCCCGTGCCGGGCACGCCGTCACGCAGGCCGGTGAAGGCGGATCAGCTGCGGGCGTTCCGGGTGGGGCTGCCCATTGGCCTGCACATCGCGGCGGAGGTGGGCGTCTTCGCGCTGGCGGGCGTGCTGTCCGCGAAGCTGGGGCCGGAGAGCGTGGGCGCGCATCAAATCGCCATCTCCTTCGCCAGTCTCACCTTCACCATGGCGCTGGGCATCGGCAACGCGGGCAGCGTGCGGGTGGGCTGGGCCGTGGGCGCGCACGACACGCCGCAGGCCCGCAGGAGCGGGCTGATGGCCTTCGCCCTCGGCGCGGGGGTCATGTCGCTCGGCGGGCTCGTGTTCGCGCTCTTCCCCCGGAGCCTGGCGACGCTGGCCGGAGCTCCGCCGGAGGTGCTGCCGCTGCTGCTGCCCCTGCTGATGGTGAGCGCCATCTTCCAGGTCTTCGACGGTGTGCAGGGCGTGGGCGCGGGCGTGCTGCGCGGCGCCGGCCAGACGCGCTTCACCTTCGTGGCCAACATCGTGGGCCACTACGCCGTGGGCCTGCCCCTGACCCTGCTCCTGGGCTTCCACCTGGGCATGGGCGTGCTGGGCATCTGGTGGGGCCTGTGCGCGGGCCTCATCACCGTGGCCGCCGCCGTGCTGTGGCGCTTCTGGCGCGTCAGCGCGGGCACCCTCCGGCCCCTGGAGGGCTGA
- a CDS encoding LysM peptidoglycan-binding domain-containing protein has protein sequence MSNYRIRPGDTLSGLAARFGTSVQKLARDNNISNPDLIFSGRTLRVGHSGRDSFDAGGGRQGVRGGRGVGGGQDVGGPMGVAPTGGTDKGRRLAEAARAAAMGMGGYNSQGLCATGVSRAIRNSMGIGVSGNGNQIDNNLPRDKFRQVDMSLEDALKIPGLVLTWESTSTRLGSIYGHTAVTLGDGHSSASDFIERNTTNNGRSGFKVFMPIE, from the coding sequence ATGTCCAACTACCGCATCCGCCCTGGCGACACCCTCTCTGGCCTGGCCGCTCGTTTCGGCACCTCCGTGCAGAAGCTGGCGCGCGACAACAACATCTCGAACCCGGACCTCATCTTCTCGGGTCGGACGCTGCGCGTCGGCCACTCCGGCCGTGACAGCTTCGACGCGGGTGGTGGCCGTCAGGGCGTCCGGGGTGGGCGCGGCGTGGGCGGTGGGCAGGACGTGGGCGGCCCGATGGGCGTGGCCCCCACCGGCGGGACCGACAAGGGTCGCCGGTTGGCGGAGGCGGCGCGCGCGGCGGCCATGGGCATGGGCGGCTACAACAGCCAGGGCCTCTGCGCCACGGGCGTGAGCCGGGCCATCCGCAACTCCATGGGCATCGGCGTGTCGGGCAACGGCAACCAGATCGACAACAACCTGCCGCGCGACAAGTTCCGCCAGGTGGACATGTCCCTGGAAGACGCGCTGAAGATTCCGGGCCTCGTGCTCACGTGGGAGAGCACCTCCACGCGCCTGGGCAGCATCTACGGCCACACGGCGGTGACGCTGGGCGACGGCCACTCGTCCGCCAGCGACTTCATCGAGCGCAACACGACGAACAACGGCCGCTCGGGCTTCAAGGTGTTCATGCCCATCGAGTAG
- a CDS encoding esterase family protein has translation MNREYHRWHSPRLNRDMEVLLYGHSGEPVILVPTSKGRFFQAEDFGLISAIADGIAAGRYVVVCVDSVDEESWYNKDVAPAVRVARHAQWEDYLLHEVVPLAKGRAAGGRLTLAGCSLGGFHTYNVGLRHPDVFQRLISMGGKFETEDFLDGHHDEQVYFHTAPQWLPNLHDPGRLSALRRVEMTLAVGEHDFCRPSNENLSKVLWQKDIGNDLSIWDGGTHDWPVWRQMIRQYLPA, from the coding sequence ATGAACCGCGAATACCACCGCTGGCACAGCCCGCGGCTGAACCGGGACATGGAAGTGCTGCTGTACGGGCACTCGGGCGAACCCGTCATCCTGGTGCCCACCAGCAAGGGCCGCTTCTTCCAGGCCGAGGACTTCGGCCTCATCAGCGCCATCGCGGACGGCATCGCCGCGGGCCGCTACGTCGTGGTGTGCGTGGACTCGGTGGATGAGGAGTCCTGGTACAACAAGGACGTCGCCCCCGCCGTGCGCGTGGCCCGCCATGCCCAGTGGGAGGACTACCTGCTGCATGAGGTGGTGCCGCTCGCGAAGGGCCGCGCCGCCGGGGGCCGCCTCACGCTCGCCGGGTGCAGCCTGGGCGGCTTCCACACGTACAACGTGGGCCTGCGCCACCCGGACGTCTTCCAGCGCCTCATCTCCATGGGCGGCAAGTTCGAGACGGAGGACTTCCTCGACGGCCACCACGACGAACAGGTGTACTTCCACACCGCGCCGCAGTGGCTGCCCAACCTGCACGACCCGGGGCGCCTGTCCGCCCTGCGCCGCGTGGAGATGACCCTGGCCGTGGGCGAGCACGACTTCTGCCGCCCCTCCAACGAGAACCTCTCCAAGGTCCTCTGGCAGAAGGACATCGGCAACGACCTGTCCATCTGGGACGGCGGCACCCACGACTGGCCCGTGTGGCGGCAGATGATCCGCCAGTACCTGCCGGCCTGA
- a CDS encoding YqiA/YcfP family alpha/beta fold hydrolase, with amino-acid sequence MNAPPPTPAPRWLYLHGFASGPLSAKGVWLDAHWAKQGIALERLNLRVPSLEHLSLHTMLDTVRDALGAPHDRAVLIGSSMGGLVAARTAEQDARVGALVLLAPAFHFVEQLQRRLGPHAWAEWKRTGYLETDDHAEKRRTRVHHGVMEEAQLMETKRGPWPDVRVPTLIIHGRQDDTCDVRYSREWAQGKRHVRLVEVDDGHELTASLELIAKEADAFLTPWRGVEQPRQVFTGG; translated from the coding sequence ATGAACGCGCCGCCCCCCACCCCTGCTCCCCGCTGGCTCTACCTGCACGGCTTCGCCTCCGGCCCCCTCTCCGCCAAGGGCGTCTGGCTGGACGCGCACTGGGCGAAGCAGGGCATCGCGCTGGAGCGTCTCAACCTGCGCGTGCCGTCGCTGGAGCACCTGAGCCTGCACACCATGCTGGACACCGTGCGGGACGCGCTGGGCGCTCCCCATGACCGCGCTGTCCTCATCGGCTCCAGCATGGGCGGGCTCGTCGCCGCGCGCACCGCGGAGCAGGACGCGCGCGTGGGGGCACTGGTGCTGCTGGCCCCCGCCTTCCACTTCGTGGAGCAGCTCCAGCGCCGCCTGGGCCCCCACGCCTGGGCGGAGTGGAAGCGCACGGGCTACCTGGAGACGGATGACCACGCGGAGAAGCGCCGCACGCGCGTGCACCACGGCGTCATGGAGGAGGCCCAGCTCATGGAAACGAAGCGCGGCCCCTGGCCCGACGTGCGCGTGCCCACCCTCATCATCCACGGCCGCCAGGACGACACCTGCGACGTGCGCTATTCGCGCGAGTGGGCCCAGGGCAAGCGCCACGTCCGGCTGGTGGAGGTGGATGACGGCCACGAGCTGACCGCCTCGTTGGAGCTCATCGCGAAGGAGGCGGATGCCTTCCTCACCCCTTGGCGAGGTGTGGAGCAACCCCGGCAGGTGTTCACTGGCGGCTGA
- a CDS encoding AAA family ATPase has translation MSVSFEVAAAEVRDALTDASRGLVEREAMVELVALSAVAGEHLLVVGPPGTAKSEAVRRTARGLGGAYFEYLLGRFTEPSEIFGPVDLRKLREGLVETETAGMLPEAEVAFLDEVFLGSTAILNTLLGLLNERTFRRGHTRMQCPLRVCVGASNALPEDDALAAFADRFLARIFVEPVPDPRLEELLEGGASLWADAAPRVASLASLDVVAQAARRADLGPVRPHLAQALRTLRAAGIALSDRRAVKVQRLVAAAAALAGRTTPGVADLWPLVYAVPTKEAQALARDVLRDVLSASENLALPAAALEASAGPLARAQRIAQAGHVLLESRPVDLDAVAAWRLKLEGVAREMDAGFAPEALPETLRALRGAVAAVLAEEASTRAA, from the coding sequence ATGTCCGTATCTTTCGAGGTCGCGGCGGCCGAGGTCCGCGACGCGCTCACCGACGCGAGTCGGGGGTTGGTGGAGCGCGAGGCGATGGTGGAGTTGGTGGCGCTGTCGGCGGTGGCGGGCGAGCACCTGCTCGTGGTGGGCCCGCCGGGCACCGCGAAGAGCGAGGCGGTGCGCAGGACGGCGCGCGGCCTGGGTGGTGCGTACTTCGAATACCTGCTGGGTCGCTTCACGGAGCCGTCTGAAATCTTCGGGCCGGTGGACCTGCGCAAGCTGCGCGAGGGGCTGGTGGAGACGGAGACGGCGGGCATGTTGCCGGAGGCGGAGGTGGCCTTCCTGGACGAGGTGTTCCTGGGCTCCACCGCCATCCTCAACACGCTGCTGGGGTTGCTGAACGAGCGCACCTTCCGGCGAGGCCACACGCGCATGCAGTGCCCGCTGCGGGTGTGCGTGGGCGCGTCCAACGCGCTGCCGGAGGACGATGCGCTGGCCGCGTTCGCGGACCGGTTCCTCGCGCGCATCTTCGTGGAGCCGGTGCCGGATCCGCGGTTGGAGGAGTTGCTGGAAGGAGGCGCGTCGCTGTGGGCGGATGCGGCGCCGCGAGTGGCGTCGCTTGCGTCCCTGGACGTGGTGGCGCAGGCGGCGAGGCGCGCGGACCTGGGGCCGGTGCGGCCGCACCTGGCGCAGGCGCTGCGGACGTTGCGGGCGGCGGGCATCGCGCTGTCGGACCGGCGCGCGGTGAAGGTGCAGCGGTTGGTGGCTGCCGCCGCGGCGCTGGCGGGGAGGACGACGCCGGGCGTGGCGGACCTGTGGCCGCTCGTCTACGCGGTGCCCACGAAGGAGGCACAGGCGCTGGCGCGCGATGTGCTGCGCGACGTGCTGTCCGCGTCGGAGAACCTGGCGCTGCCGGCCGCGGCGCTGGAGGCGAGCGCGGGGCCTCTGGCTCGGGCCCAGCGCATCGCGCAGGCGGGGCATGTGTTGCTGGAGTCGCGGCCCGTGGACTTGGACGCGGTGGCCGCGTGGCGGCTCAAGCTGGAGGGCGTGGCGCGCGAGATGGATGCGGGCTTCGCTCCGGAGGCACTGCCGGAGACGCTGCGTGCGTTGCGTGGCGCGGTGGCGGCGGTGCTGGCGGAAGAAGCGAGCACTCGCGCGGCGTGA
- a CDS encoding SRPBCC family protein, translated as MSTTRIHHHLKAPRSRVYSALIDARAVATWMVPDGMTSQVHVFEPREGGAFRISLTYDAPTETGKTTAHMDTHHGRFVKLVPDEQVIETTEFETTDPALQGEMIITFTLTDAQDGGTDLLSVHEGLPPGVPPADNELGWRMSLEKLAKYVEQSPLE; from the coding sequence ATGAGCACGACCCGGATCCACCACCACCTGAAGGCCCCCCGCTCACGCGTCTACAGCGCCCTGATTGACGCCCGCGCGGTCGCGACATGGATGGTGCCCGACGGCATGACGAGTCAGGTGCACGTCTTCGAACCGCGCGAAGGAGGCGCGTTCCGAATCTCGCTCACCTACGACGCGCCCACGGAGACCGGCAAGACGACCGCACATATGGACACGCATCACGGCCGCTTCGTGAAGCTCGTGCCGGACGAACAGGTCATCGAAACCACCGAGTTCGAGACCACCGACCCCGCGCTCCAAGGAGAGATGATCATCACGTTCACGCTCACCGACGCGCAAGACGGAGGCACCGACCTGCTCTCCGTGCACGAAGGACTGCCACCCGGCGTACCGCCCGCGGACAACGAGCTCGGCTGGCGGATGTCCCTGGAGAAACTCGCGAAGTACGTCGAGCAGAGTCCCTTGGAGTAA
- a CDS encoding bpX5 domain-containing protein encodes MRPPLEPVVAGLPVRWRPRALPLEPVAVAGVGPVALALGHRASRAEDATLASWTGVAGPDVLVLLGTAASLPWVDGAVYLGRDPLAPALLLPCALEPDVAPSLLERALLAGQGDAPLVVLPASGVLVSVAAAKPVARASLTAWLSVPAVEAAS; translated from the coding sequence ATGAGGCCGCCTCTGGAGCCGGTCGTCGCGGGACTTCCCGTGCGCTGGCGCCCCCGGGCCCTGCCCCTGGAGCCCGTGGCCGTGGCGGGCGTTGGTCCCGTGGCGCTCGCACTGGGACACCGCGCTTCGCGGGCGGAGGACGCGACGCTCGCGTCGTGGACCGGTGTCGCGGGACCGGATGTGCTCGTGCTGTTGGGGACCGCCGCTTCGCTGCCCTGGGTCGATGGTGCGGTGTACCTGGGCCGTGATCCGCTGGCGCCCGCGCTGCTGCTTCCCTGCGCGCTGGAGCCGGATGTGGCGCCTTCGCTGTTGGAGCGTGCGCTGCTCGCGGGGCAGGGCGATGCGCCGCTCGTGGTGCTGCCTGCGTCAGGGGTGCTCGTCTCCGTCGCGGCGGCCAAGCCTGTCGCGCGCGCTTCGCTGACCGCGTGGTTGTCCGTCCCGGCCGTGGAGGCCGCTTCGTGA
- a CDS encoding LpqB family beta-propeller domain-containing protein has translation MTTALPPALRPWATQLSLFPEDLARHLGPHVARLSAAVGTLRPRGEAEGGEPQGYDGLSRRGPFERLLVSEWLWALEAPEELVRRAAFGELSFLKPAFHQPQGARRTVVLLDVGPDQLGLPRIAHLALLVVLARRAEAVGAAFTWGALQTEPAQATHTGLGGTSLLAWLTARSTTPASSRHLTAWREALELSSAPEDVWLVGSSRLGRLEGAEGMSSVEVSEPMEPGAHRLDVDVRPAGRVPRSVVLELPPPADCLRLLRNPFASNQQASGVMPRKADRRIVKFSFSGDGRRVLLFSANGAVEAMAVPHSPRATVPKPRRVQVPRGQQVIAAGWRSSGGLLVLASHLDGYVMHGQVHTPQGLRKARYHAADDSKQPALAPGALPLSLVSWVNPRGQEYLWLKDGKGRLFSLAPPSSMGTSALSLEEEGVSSMAEVHSLPLCVLRPQNLGAGRAIISRLKVLGEEPARFVPINARHGDAYFGYSPSGAHPEAGLLAARDNDSDWKLFLDTGVSVITVPERHRVVGVVQPPVPSPPGLIALHPEQRAFTFFSSQASRTLAVASGPVVQAAASHGQPVLGWLTRAGEFVLWDLMEQAVLYRSVPEATS, from the coding sequence GTGACGACCGCATTGCCTCCCGCGCTGCGCCCCTGGGCGACGCAGCTGTCCCTCTTTCCGGAGGACCTGGCGCGCCACCTGGGGCCGCACGTGGCGCGGCTGTCGGCGGCGGTCGGAACGCTGCGTCCTCGCGGTGAGGCCGAGGGCGGTGAGCCTCAAGGCTATGACGGGCTCTCCCGACGAGGGCCTTTCGAACGGTTGCTCGTCAGTGAGTGGCTCTGGGCATTGGAGGCACCGGAAGAACTGGTGCGCCGCGCGGCGTTCGGCGAACTGTCGTTCCTCAAGCCCGCGTTCCATCAGCCGCAGGGGGCTCGGCGCACCGTGGTGCTGCTGGACGTGGGACCGGATCAGCTGGGCTTGCCGCGAATCGCGCACCTCGCGCTGCTGGTCGTGCTCGCGCGCCGCGCGGAGGCCGTGGGCGCGGCGTTCACCTGGGGCGCGCTCCAGACCGAGCCCGCTCAAGCCACCCATACGGGCCTGGGCGGCACGTCGCTCCTCGCGTGGCTGACCGCCCGCTCCACCACGCCCGCATCGTCGCGACACCTGACCGCGTGGCGCGAGGCGCTGGAGCTTTCAAGCGCGCCCGAGGACGTGTGGCTCGTGGGCTCCTCGCGCCTGGGGCGTCTGGAGGGCGCGGAGGGGATGTCCAGCGTGGAGGTCTCCGAACCGATGGAGCCCGGCGCGCACCGGCTCGACGTGGACGTGCGGCCCGCGGGCCGTGTTCCCCGCTCGGTGGTGCTGGAGCTTCCGCCTCCGGCGGATTGCCTGCGCCTGCTGCGCAATCCCTTCGCTTCCAATCAGCAGGCTTCCGGGGTGATGCCGCGCAAGGCCGACCGGCGGATCGTGAAGTTCTCCTTCTCCGGTGATGGCCGGCGCGTGCTGCTGTTCTCCGCGAACGGCGCCGTCGAGGCCATGGCGGTGCCGCATTCTCCGCGCGCCACCGTGCCCAAGCCCCGGCGCGTCCAGGTCCCGCGAGGGCAGCAGGTAATCGCGGCGGGGTGGCGCTCCTCGGGTGGGTTGCTCGTACTCGCCAGTCACCTGGATGGCTACGTGATGCACGGGCAGGTACACACGCCGCAGGGACTCCGGAAGGCGCGCTACCACGCAGCGGATGACAGCAAACAGCCAGCCCTCGCGCCGGGGGCGCTCCCGCTGAGCCTCGTGAGCTGGGTGAATCCACGTGGGCAGGAATACCTGTGGTTGAAGGACGGCAAGGGCCGGTTGTTCTCGCTGGCGCCTCCGTCGTCGATGGGGACCTCGGCGCTGAGCCTGGAGGAGGAGGGGGTCTCTTCCATGGCGGAGGTGCACTCACTCCCGCTTTGCGTGCTGCGGCCCCAGAACCTGGGAGCGGGGCGCGCGATCATCTCGCGGCTCAAGGTGCTGGGCGAAGAACCGGCACGATTCGTCCCCATCAACGCGCGGCACGGGGATGCGTACTTCGGCTACTCGCCGTCGGGGGCGCATCCCGAGGCAGGGCTACTCGCGGCGCGTGACAATGATTCAGACTGGAAGCTGTTCCTGGACACCGGCGTGTCGGTCATCACCGTGCCAGAGAGGCACCGCGTGGTGGGCGTGGTGCAGCCTCCCGTTCCGTCCCCGCCCGGACTGATCGCATTGCATCCGGAACAACGCGCCTTCACTTTCTTTTCGAGCCAGGCGTCCCGGACGCTCGCGGTGGCCAGTGGTCCCGTGGTGCAGGCCGCGGCGAGCCACGGGCAGCCGGTGTTGGGATGGCTGACGCGGGCAGGGGAGTTCGTGTTGTGGGACCTGATGGAGCAGGCTGTGTTGTACCGCTCCGTCCCGGAGGCCACGTCGTGA